The DNA window GAGCCCGGCGTCCACCGCGGCCTGGAGCGTCGCGTCCGCCCCGGCGCGGCTCTCCGCGCGGGCCCCCTCCTCGCCGCCCGCGCGCGCCCGCGTCTGCGTCTGCACCGACGCGGACGCCCCCGCCTCTACCTTCGTCTGCGCCGCCGCCAGGGCGGGAACGGCCAGCGCCGCGGCGGCCGTCAGCATCAGGAACTTCGTCTTCATCGCTCTATCTCCTGCTCAAGACAAATCTGTTCTCTCACCGGGGATGATGCCCCCTCCCCCCGCCCTCCCCCGCTGCGCGGGAGAGGGAGCTTTTTCGGTGCGTTCTCCCCGCTCACGCGCCGGGGTCGAGCTTCACTGCGATGCCGGCCTCGCAGCCTCGCGCGGTCTGCGAGGCTTCCTGCCGTTGTTGCTGCGACTTGAGTCGCCCGACATCCCCGACGCTCCCCGACACCCCTCAGCTCGCCGTGATCTGCACCGCCGACGCGAAGGCCGTCTCGCTCACCGTGTGCGTGGTGGCGCTCGCCTGGTTCAGCCACACGTCGGAGTTGAGGTTGATCAGCAGCCGCGTGGTGCCGCCCGCCGACGCCGACACGCTCACCTGGCGCTCCACCGTCACGCTCCCGTCGCCGCCCAGGCTCACCAGCACCGACCCCGTCAGCAGCCCGGTCCCCACCTGGATCCCGCCGCTCACGTTGGCGCGCACGTCCTCGAAGACCACCCGCACCCGGCTGTAGGCGCCCACCTCCACGTTCGAGGTGGCGAACACCACCGCGCCGGCGTGGCCCGACGCGTCCACCGTGGCCTGCTCGGCCGCCTGCTCGGTCAGCTCCACCCAGCCGCCCGCGCTCGTCTGCACCCACACCCGGGCGCGGAAGTCCACCGTGCCGCTGGCGGAGGAGTGCGAGTAGCGGGGCCCGTCCGGCGCCCGCGACGCCGAGGCGCCCGGCGCGTCGTCGCCCTGCGCGGCCACCTGCATCCGCGCGTCGCCCGAGCCCGCCACCCCCGTCGAGTCGCCGCACCCCCCGAGCGCCGCCGCGAGCGCCGCGGCGCAGAGGGCCGCGCTGATCTTCTTCGTCATCGTCCGTCTCCCGGTCTCTGTCTCTCGTGGGACCTGGCGGGGCGCAGGGGCGCGCCCGCCGCTGACGGCCCGGGGAAAGGCAGGGGCGGTGCCATCCCGGAAACCCTTGCCGCTGCTGGGTTTTCTCAATCGTGTCACTTCCGGCGGCCGGCTTGTTGCTACATTTTCGAAAACACGGAAGAGGCGCTTGTCACATTTTGCAAACGATGGACGCCGGAGGCGGATGGGAGCGAAGAAGGAGGGGGTGCTGCTGATCGGGGGCGACCCCGAGACGGCCGCCGCGGTGCGCGCCGCCGCGCGCGAGGCGGGGCTGGAGCCGCGCGCCGCCGCGTCGCTCGGCGAGGGGCTGCGCGCGCTGGCCGAGCGGCGCTGGCGGGCCACGCTGCTGTCGGTGGAAGCCGTGGGCGACGACGCCGAGCTGATCCGCCGCATCGCCGCGCAGCCGGCCGCGGGCGCGCTGGTGCTGGTGGCCAGCGCCCCCTCGCTGCGCCTGGCCATGGAGGCCCCGCGCCTGGGCGCCGCCGAGCTGCTCACGGCCCCCGTCCGCCGCGACGACCTCCTCCCGCTGCTGCGCGCCGCGAGCCCCGCCGGCGGCGCCGTCCCCCTCCCCGAGGCCGACGGCGGCGACGACGAGCTGGTGGGGTCCAGCCCCGAGCTGCTGGAGGTGTTCAAGACCGTGGGCCGCGTGGGGCCGAGCGCCGCCACCGTGCTGGTCACCGGCGAGAGCGGGACCGGGAAGGAGCTGGTGGCGCGCGCCGTCCACCGGGTGAGCCCGCGCGCGGCGGCCCCGTTCGTGGCGGTGAACTGCGCCGCCATCCCCGAAGACCTGCTGGAGTCGGAGCTGTTCGGCCACGAGCGCGGCGCCTTCACCGGGGCCGTCGCGCGGAAGATCGGGCGCTTCGAGCGGGCGCACGGCGGCACGCTCTTCCTGGACGAGATCGGCGACATGAGCCTGGTGCTGCAGGCCAAGATCCTGCGCGCCCTGCAGGAGCGCGAGGTCGAGCGCGTGGGCGGCGAGGAGCGCATCCCGCTGGACGTGCGCGTGGTGGCCGCCACCCACCGCGACCTGTCCGCGCTGATCGCCGCCGGCGACTTTCGCGAAGACCTCTTCTACCGCCTGGCCGTGGTCCGCCTGCATCTGCCGCCGCTGCGCGAGCGCCCCGGCGACCTGCGCCCGCTGGCGCTGCACTACGCCGCCCGCTTCGCGCGCGCGTACGGGCGCCCCCTGCGCGCGGTGAGCGAGGAAGCGCTGGAGCGGCTGACGGCGCACGCCTGGCCGGGGAACGTGCGCGAGCTGCGCAACGTGCTCGAGCGCGCCGTGCTGCTGGCCGCCGGCGACACCCTTCTCCCCGAGCACCTGGAGATCGACGCGCGCGGCGCCCCGCAGGCCGCGGGCGCCACCCTCCCCGGCTACTCGCCGGACCTGTCGATGGCCGCGGTCGAGGCGCTGCACCTGCGCGTGGTGCTGGAGCAGGTCGGCGGCCACTTCGGCCGCGCCGCCGAGCGGCTGGGGATGCACCGCAACACCGTCTCGCGCAAAGCCGTGGAGTACGGGATCGTGGAGGAGTAGGAGGAAGGGTGGAACGGCGGGCGAACGGGGTCTCCCGCTCGCCCGCCGGTCGGCGCGGCCGCCGTGGAGTGAGCTCGGCAGAACTCCAGGCAGGTCTCGATGTGCTGGCATGTGGGGGCGCAGCTGTCGTCGAAGCCGTTGCGGGTGTAGCGGTAGTAGCAGGTGTCGTCGAAGTACATCCGTTCGGCCCTTCGTTGCCCTGCACGGTCCCCGCGCTCGCCCCGCGGCTCGGCGGGTGAGAAGCTCTCCACCTTCAGCGCGTCGAACTCGAGCCTCGGCTTCCGACTGTTCTTCCGGTCATCGAGACCTCCCCTGGCGAGAGTGTGAGAAAGTGTACCACGCCAGGAAGAACGTGGTGGATCTGTCAGGGTGGGGTAGCATTTCCTTTGTTTGTTAACGATCATTGACAGAGCACCAGATGTAAGCGATTGTTAACAGATAGAAACCTGTCAATGATCGGTAACACGGATTTGCCGATGAGACTCAGGACGGCTCGCGAGGTTGGGCTTCTGGCGCGCACGGAGCGGAAGCGGCAGGGACTCAGCATGCAGGCCTTGGCCGACCGGGTCGGCTGCACACGCCAGTGGATCGCCGCGCTGGAGGCCGGAGGAGAGCGCCTGGAGATCGCACTGGTGTTGCGGACGCTGACCGCGCTGGGCATGCGCCTGGACGCGCGCGGTCCCGACGACGGCCTGGACGAGACCGCATGACGGCACCTCCGGAGCTCACCGTTCTCCTCGACCGGGTCGTGGTAGGCCGTCTTACGCCGGTGCCGCGATCGCGCGTTTACCGGCTGCGCTACACCGACGCCTGGCTGGGGGAACCGCGTGCCTATCCGGTGTCGCTCTCGCTTCCGCTGGCCGCGCCGGAGCACGAGGGCCTGGCCGTGCGGCACTGGCTGCGCAGCCTGCTTCCGGACAACGAGGCGCGGCTGCAGGAGATCGAAGCGGGATTCGGCGTGTCGCGGGATGATCCGTACGCGATGCTGGCGCACGTGGGGGAGGACTGCGCGGGCGCGGTCCAGTTCGCCACACCGGAGCGCGCGGATGAGATCGCGTCCGGAGTCCTCGCGTCCGGAGTCGAGTGGCTGGACGACTCCGGCCTGGAGACGCTGCTACGCGAGGTGGCCGCACGGTCTTCCCCGGACCGGCGGGTGATGCACACCGGGCAGTTCAGCCTTCCGGGCGCGCTGGGAAAGGTTGCCCTGGTGTGGGACGAGAAAGGGGCACGGTGGGGGCAGCCGTCGGGGCTGCGGGCGAGCACGCACATCCTGAAGCCCCCTCTGGCCGGGATGGCGGGGCACAACGAGAACGAGCACTTCTGCCTCCAGCTCGCCCGGGCGGCGGGACTGTCGGCCGCGCCGTCGCGCGTGGCGCGCTTCGGCGAACAGAGCGCGATCGTGGTGGAGCGGTACGACCGGTGGACGGATGCACGCGGGGAAGTGCGCAGGCTCCACCAGGAAGACATGGCGCAGGCGCTGGGCCTCGACCCTGCGCTCAAGTACGCGGCCGAGGGTGGGGCCGGCATCCGGGAAGTCGTGCGCCTGCTGCGGGACTATGCGGCTCCGGGCGACGTCGACGCGTTCGTCCGGGGGGTGAGCTTCGCCTGGATCACGGCGGGGACCGACGCGCACCTGCGCAACTTCTCGCTCCTGATCGAGCCGGGAGGGAGTGGAAGACTGGCACCGCTGTACGACCTTGCGAGTGCGTTCGGTCTGGTGAAGCGCGGACGGCAGCGGGAGCTGCGACTGGCGATGGCGATCGGCGGGCACACCGCGCTCGACCAGATCGATCGGGATGCGTGGCTGCGGGAGATGGAGCTCAGCCGCCTGCCCAAGGGGCTTCTGGCCGAGGTAGCGGCGCTGGCGTCCCGGGTCGACGACGTGGCGGGCGCCGTGGCCGAGCGGCTGATCGACGAAGAGGGCCTGAACGCCGGGTATCTCCGGCGCCTCGCCCGTTACGTGGCGACCCGCGCGCGCGGGTGTGCCGCGGATCTCATGCGCGCGGCATGATTCGGTTTCTGTTGCCTCCGCCTGGCCGGCCCCGCGTCCTGCCGCCTTTCTCACCCTCCTTGCCACAAAAAGTGACAAAGCCGCATCCGGCTCTTTTCCCGATCTACTGAAAATCCAGCACTGACGCGGATCTTCTTCCCACGCTGACTGGAACGGCACGTGCCCGGCACACGTCCGCCGGAGCCTGCGATCGAGCACTTTGCCGTCCATGACCCCGCGCCCCCTCAAGATCGACCACGCGCTGAAAGCTCTCCCGGAGGTGGACGACCTGGTCCACCTCCGCGAGGCGCTGATCGGGGCGTCGCGCGACGACGGCGAGCGCGCGTGGTCGGCCTCGGCGGCGTACGCCACCCTCGACACCCGCCTGGCCGACCCCGCGGCGCTGGAGGCGCAGGTGGCCGCGCTGGCCGACCGGGTGCGGCAGCGCGTGGAAGCGGTGCTCCGCCACTCGCTGCACGCGCTGCGCGGGCTGGAGGGCGGCGACCCGGCGGCGGCCGCGCGCGCCCTGGTGGCCGCGGGCGAGGTGGAGGAAGAGGCGGGGCGGCTGGACGCGGCGGAGGGCTTCTACCGCCAGGCGCTCGCGCTGGGCCGCCGCCCCCGCGACCGCAGCGGCGAGGGGCTGGCGCTCAGGCGGCTGGGGCGCGTGGCCCGCGAGCGAGGGCACCTGGACGAGGCGCTGCGCCTGTACCTGGCCGGCTACGAGGTGGCCGCCGCCCAGCGCGACACCGAGGGCGCCGTGGTGGCGTGCCAGGGCGTGGGCAACGTCTACGGCGACCAGGGGCTGTGGGAGCAGGCGCGCGAGTGGTACGCCCGTGGCGTGGAGCTGCTGGGCGAGGCCGCGCCCGCGCGGGCGCTCTGGCAGCTCTACAGCAACCTCTCCGTCGTCGCGCGCCGCACGGGCGACCTTGACGCGAGCGCCGCCTGGCTCGACCGCGCCGGGGCCGTGGTCCAGGCGCTCGGCGACGCGGCCGGCGTGCTCCCCATCGAGAACGGCCGCGCGCGCCTGCTGGTGGAGCGCGGCGAGCTGGCCGCGGCCGAGGCGGCGTACCGGCGCTCGCTGGAGGGGCAGGGCTCGCCGTCGCTGCGCGGCGCGGTGCTCAGCAACCTGGCCGAGTGCCTGCTGCTGGAGGGGAAGCTGCGCGAGGCCGAAGAGGCCGCGCGCGAGCTGGAGCGCCTGGCCGTGGTGCACCGGCTGACGCCGCTGCTGCCGCACGCCTACCGCGGGCTGGGCGCCGTGGCGCGCGCGCGCGGCGACGCGGAGGGCTTCGTCTTCTACGAGCAGGCGCTGGACCTCTGCCGCGCCCCCGGCACCCCGCCGATCGAGCTGGCCGCGACGCAGCACGAGTACGCGCTGCTCGACGCCGGCGCGGGGCGCCGGGAGAGCGCCGCCGCGCGGCTGGAGGAAGCGCTCGCCATCTACCGCCGCCTCGGCACGCGCCCCGAGATCGAGCGCGCCGAGCGCGACCTGGCCGCCCTGGGCGCGAGCGCGTCCGCGGCGACTCCCGACGGACCGACCGAGGGATGACCCGACCATGAACGCCATGCGAACGAAGCACGCGCTCCTCGCCCTGCTCCTGCTCACCGGCGCCGCGGGATGCGGCAAGGAGGTGCTGGTGGGAGGGCAGAAGGACGTCGAGACCCGCGCCACCGGCGACGGCACCCCCGAGGGCGGGAGCCCGTCGCGCGCGGCCGCCTACGCGCTCGCGCCGGGCGGGCCGGCGACGACCCACATCGCCGGGCGGGCGCAGGGGACCATCACCTTCGACGCGAGGGTGGAGCTGGTCTCCGCCACCGGCGCCGCCGAGGACGCGGGCGGCCCGGCGAGCGCCACGGTGCGCATCGACGGGCACGACAGCGTCTTCGTCGCGCGCGGCTCGGTGCCCGGGGACCAGTATGCCACCGTGCGCGTCACCTTCACGCGCGTCACCGCCAGCGTGACCAGCGGACTCGTGATCGGCGGCATCGACGTCACCGGGGTCGTGAACGTGTCGATCCTGCCCGGCTCCTCCATCGTCGTCGAGCGGCAGGTGGACCTGGGCGGACCGGACGAGGACGTGGACCTGCTGGTCGACCTCGACGCCTCCGCCTGGCTCGGCGCGACCAACCCCGCCACGCGCATCGTCGCCGCGGCGGCCTTCCAGAGCGCGGTGAAGGTGAAGAGGCTGTAAGGGGACATCACCTGTACCCAAAACGAGCCAACCCTCTCCCGCGGAATGCGAGAGAGGGTCGGCTCGTGAAAAACAGTGGCCCGGTAACCCCCGTTCCCCAACGGAGTTACCGGGCCGGGGCCGTACACCGGAGGCAGTTGGCGTACAGGCCCCCCGTCCTGTCGCCCTTCCCTAAGGCGAGATCCAGGCCAGGACGGCTTCAAAACGCAAATGCTTGCCAGAAGGCCGTTTATGGCAACGGCGGCACGGACCCCGTCCTCAAACGACCGTGCGGAATGCCCTACGCAGTGCAAAACGAGCCGACCCTCTCCCGCGAAGTGCGGGAGAGGGTCGGCTCATGGAAAACAGTGGCCCGGTAACCCCCGTTCCCCAACGGAGTTACCGGGCCGGGGCCGTACGCCGGAGGCAGTTGGCGGACAGGCCCCCCGTTCTGTCGCCTTTCCCTAAGGCGAGAACCGGACCACGGCGATGGCAAAACGCAAATGCCTGTCAGAGTGCTACTTACCCTCGTGGCAGCCGGTTCGCCTGTCCGAAACGACCGTGCGGGATGCCTGCCCCCGTGCAAAACGCCCGCCCGCAAAGCGCCGCCCGGCGCACCGCGTGGTACGCCGGGCGGATTGTCGAGGGCGGCCGGGGCTCAGAACGCGACCGAGCTGTTGTTGGAGCAGGTGGTCGTGCCGGCGTTGCACACCCGGTAGGTGAAGGTGCCGCTCGCCTTCTTGCCCAGCGAGTCGCGGTGCGCGCCGTCGTTGGCCGTGGTGGTGATCCGCGTGCCATTGCGGTAGACGTCCACGCTCGTGCCGGCGGCGCCGCTCCAGGCCAGGTCCACGTACTTCTGCCCGCGCTGGGTGAGGGCCTGCGCGGTGAGCGTGATCGCCGGCGCGTTCGGGTCGGTCACCGTCACCTGGCGCGAGGTGGTGCCGGTGGCGCCGCCGTCGTCCGTCACGGTGAGGGTGACGGTGTAGGTGCCGCCGGCCGCGTAGGCGTGCGACGGGTCGGCCGCCGCGGACGTGCCGCCGTCGCCGAAGGTCCAGCTCCGCGAGGCGATGGTGCCGTCCGCGTCGGTGCTGGCGTCGGTGAAGGTGCAGGCGAGCCCGGCGCACGAGTGGGTGAAGGCGGCCGCCGGCGGCGCGTTCACCGGCCCGCCGCTGAAGGCGCCCGTGTACAGGAACAGGTTGGGCGTGCCGCCCGACGAGCTGCTGCTGTGCAGGGTGATGGTGTTCGGCGTCCCGTTCGTCTTGAGCGCCGCGGTGACCTGCGCGGGGGTGGCCGTGGGGCTCCCCTGCAGGAAGAGCGCGATGGCGCCCGCCACGTGCGGCGTGGCCATCGAGGTGCCGCTGATGGTGTTGGTGGCGGCGTCGCCGCTGTACCACGAGGAGGTGACGTTCACGCCCGGCGCCAGGATGTCGACGCAGGTGCCGTAGTTGGAGAACGAGGCCTCGCGGTCGCTCTGGTCCGTGGCCCCCACGGTGACGGCGTTGGGCGCGCCCGCGGGCGACTCGGCGCAGGCGTCGAGCGGGTAGCCGAAGAGCCAGTGCCCGTTCCCCGCCGCCACCGCGTAGTTGACCCCGGCGGCGATGGAGTTCTCCACCGCCGTGCGCAGCGCCTGCACGTCGCCGTAGCCCAGGCTCATGTTGACCACGGCCGGGCGGAGGGCGTTGGCCGTCACCCAGTCCACCGCGGCGATGGCCATGGACACGTCGCCGCTCCCCGAGCAGTTGACCACGCGCGCGGCCCAGATCTTCACCCCCTTGGCCACGCCGTAGGTGGCGCCGCCGATGGTGCCCGCCACGTGGGTGCCGTGG is part of the Longimicrobium sp. genome and encodes:
- a CDS encoding sigma-54 dependent transcriptional regulator — translated: MGAKKEGVLLIGGDPETAAAVRAAAREAGLEPRAAASLGEGLRALAERRWRATLLSVEAVGDDAELIRRIAAQPAAGALVLVASAPSLRLAMEAPRLGAAELLTAPVRRDDLLPLLRAASPAGGAVPLPEADGGDDELVGSSPELLEVFKTVGRVGPSAATVLVTGESGTGKELVARAVHRVSPRAAAPFVAVNCAAIPEDLLESELFGHERGAFTGAVARKIGRFERAHGGTLFLDEIGDMSLVLQAKILRALQEREVERVGGEERIPLDVRVVAATHRDLSALIAAGDFREDLFYRLAVVRLHLPPLRERPGDLRPLALHYAARFARAYGRPLRAVSEEALERLTAHAWPGNVRELRNVLERAVLLAAGDTLLPEHLEIDARGAPQAAGATLPGYSPDLSMAAVEALHLRVVLEQVGGHFGRAAERLGMHRNTVSRKAVEYGIVEE
- a CDS encoding HipA domain-containing protein, coding for MTAPPELTVLLDRVVVGRLTPVPRSRVYRLRYTDAWLGEPRAYPVSLSLPLAAPEHEGLAVRHWLRSLLPDNEARLQEIEAGFGVSRDDPYAMLAHVGEDCAGAVQFATPERADEIASGVLASGVEWLDDSGLETLLREVAARSSPDRRVMHTGQFSLPGALGKVALVWDEKGARWGQPSGLRASTHILKPPLAGMAGHNENEHFCLQLARAAGLSAAPSRVARFGEQSAIVVERYDRWTDARGEVRRLHQEDMAQALGLDPALKYAAEGGAGIREVVRLLRDYAAPGDVDAFVRGVSFAWITAGTDAHLRNFSLLIEPGGSGRLAPLYDLASAFGLVKRGRQRELRLAMAIGGHTALDQIDRDAWLREMELSRLPKGLLAEVAALASRVDDVAGAVAERLIDEEGLNAGYLRRLARYVATRARGCAADLMRAA
- a CDS encoding S8 family serine peptidase, with product MKGRIALLAALALAAACHDAPAPFDPGDLSGVQASAAPAAAPGKYVVVFEDGVADAPGLARQLVQQHGGELRFTYRHALRGFAVAGLPAAAAEALARNPSVAYVEPDAPARLFDTQTGATWGIDRIDQRDLPLSTTYVFGATGAGVNAYVLDTGVRLSHTQFAGRASYVPNGAGGDFVGDGQGSAADCHGHGTHVAGTIGGATYGVAKGVKIWAARVVNCSGSGDVSMAIAAVDWVTANALRPAVVNMSLGYGDVQALRTAVENSIAAGVNYAVAAGNGHWLFGYPLDACAESPAGAPNAVTVGATDQSDREASFSNYGTCVDILAPGVNVTSSWYSGDAATNTISGTSMATPHVAGAIALFLQGSPTATPAQVTAALKTNGTPNTITLHSSSSSGGTPNLFLYTGAFSGGPVNAPPAAAFTHSCAGLACTFTDASTDADGTIASRSWTFGDGGTSAAADPSHAYAAGGTYTVTLTVTDDGGATGTTSRQVTVTDPNAPAITLTAQALTQRGQKYVDLAWSGAAGTSVDVYRNGTRITTTANDGAHRDSLGKKASGTFTYRVCNAGTTTCSNNSSVAF
- a CDS encoding tetratricopeptide repeat protein; translation: MTPRPLKIDHALKALPEVDDLVHLREALIGASRDDGERAWSASAAYATLDTRLADPAALEAQVAALADRVRQRVEAVLRHSLHALRGLEGGDPAAAARALVAAGEVEEEAGRLDAAEGFYRQALALGRRPRDRSGEGLALRRLGRVARERGHLDEALRLYLAGYEVAAAQRDTEGAVVACQGVGNVYGDQGLWEQAREWYARGVELLGEAAPARALWQLYSNLSVVARRTGDLDASAAWLDRAGAVVQALGDAAGVLPIENGRARLLVERGELAAAEAAYRRSLEGQGSPSLRGAVLSNLAECLLLEGKLREAEEAARELERLAVVHRLTPLLPHAYRGLGAVARARGDAEGFVFYEQALDLCRAPGTPPIELAATQHEYALLDAGAGRRESAAARLEEALAIYRRLGTRPEIERAERDLAALGASASAATPDGPTEG
- a CDS encoding helix-turn-helix domain-containing protein; translated protein: MRLRTAREVGLLARTERKRQGLSMQALADRVGCTRQWIAALEAGGERLEIALVLRTLTALGMRLDARGPDDGLDETA